Proteins from a single region of Malaclemys terrapin pileata isolate rMalTer1 chromosome 23, rMalTer1.hap1, whole genome shotgun sequence:
- the TMEM106C gene encoding transmembrane protein 106C — protein MGCLFSLGSNVSSRQRRENDDDLLDSRDREEDIAKFPYVEFTGRDSITCPTCQGTGCIPTEQVNELVALIPYSDQRLRPQRTKLYVLLSVLLCLLISGLVIFFLFPHSVLVDDEGIKGVQVWFDQKNSIVILAITTTLRIRNSNFYSVAVASLASQVQYMNTVVGSQQITNVSRIQPLSDKLVNFTVKSEMGGPFSYVYFFCTLPKVKVHNIVIFMRTSVKISYIGHVTQSSLETYHYVDCGANSTAVQDPRPVSTPHTLDSVTKERTIL, from the exons ATGGGGTGTCTGTTCTCTCTCGGGAGTAATGTGTCTTCCCGGCAGAGAAGAGAGAATGATGACGACTTACTAGACAGCAGAGATCGTGAGGAAGACATTGCCAAGTTTCCGTATGTTGAGTTCACAGGTCGGGACAGCATCACCTGCCCAACTTGCCAAGGCACTGGCTGTATTCCCACAG AGCAGGTAAATGAGTTGGTGGCACTAATACCATACAGTGACCAGAGGCTCCGTCCCCAGAGAAC GAAGCTCTATGTGCTGCTGTCTGTGCTGCTCTGCCTTCTGATATCAGGGCTGGTGATTTTCTTCCTGTTTCCACACTCGGTCCTTGTGGATGATGAGGGCATCAAAGGGGTTCAAGTTTGGTTCGACCAGAAAAACTCCATTGTCATTCTTGCCATCACG ACCACCCTGAGGATCAGAAACTCCAATTTCTATTCGGTTGCAGTAGCCAGCCTAGCCAGCCAGGTGCAGTACATGAACACTGTGGTTGGAAGCCAACAGATTACCAATGTGTCCCGCATCCAGCCGCTGAGCGACAAACTG GTGAATTTCACTGTGAAATCAGAGATGGGTGGACCTTTCTCCTATGTGTA TTTCTTTTGCACATTACCCAAGGTCAAGGTGCATAACATAGTGATCTTCATGAG AACATCAGTGAAAATCTCATACATCGGCCATGTGACTCAGAGCTCCTTGGAAACGTATCACTATGTAGATTGTGGCGCTAATTCCACAGCGGTCCAGGACCCTCGGCCTGTGTCCACCCCACATACTCTAGATAGTGTAACCAAAGAGAGGACGATACTCTGA